The sequence ATACATGCAGTGTGACATGTAAAAATATGTGGGCCAACAGAAAAGGCACTGAATACATGTGGTGGAATAATGTTGAAACAAAGCCCGGAACCGGTTTCCCCGGAAGCTGGGAAGATCAGGAAAAATACAAAGGCGGCTGGGAGAAAAGAGCAGATGGATTGAAACTTAAACTGGGCGGAAAGACCAAGCTTTTTACAAGGATTTTTTACAATCCCGATCAGCCGTCAATGAAAAATTATTATGAACCATGGACTTACAATTACAGCCATCTGATAAATGCACCGGACAGTAAAACACAGCCGACGGCAAGAGCGGTTTCACAGATTACCGGTGAATATATGGAGATAGAAAACGGTCCCAATTGGGATGATGATTTGAGCGGTTCTTCCAAATACGCTTCAAACGATCCCAATTTGGATGACCGTGAGAAAAAGCTGTTAAAAGAACTGGAAAGTGTTTTTATGTTTTATCTGCCGAGAATCTGTAATCACTGCGTCAATCCTGCCTGTGTGGCAGCGTGCCCTTCCGGCGCAATTTACAAGCGTGGTGAAGACGGTATTGTTCTGGTGGATCAGGAAAAGTGTAAATCATGGCGCTACTGCGTATCCGCCTGCCCTTATAAAAAGGTGTATTTTAACTGGAACACCGTTAAGTCTGAAAAGTGTATTTTCTGCTATCCCAGAACAGAGAACGGCGAATCCACAATCTGTTCAAAATCGTGTGTAGGAAAAATCAGAAATCTCGGTGTGATTCTTTATGATGCAGACGCCTTCGCTAAAGCCATGGATTCCGAGGATAATGATCTGATAGAAGCGTTTAAGCAAGCCATTCTCGACCCGAATGATGAGAACAATATCAAAGCCGCAGAATCTTCCGGTATCAATGCCGAATGGCTGAAAGCTGCTTCAAATTCACCAGTCTACACGTATATAAAAGAACTGGAGATAGCACTCCCGCTTCATCCGGAGTTTCGGACGTTTCCTTCGGTTTTTTATGTACCCCCTCTCTCTCCTGTTATGGCGGCTGCTGAGGCACACGAGGAAATACCCTCTGATGCTGACTTGAGAATACCTGTAAAATATCTGTCAAAACTCTTTTCTGCAGGCAGTGAGAGCGTAATAGAAGGGGTGTTAAAAAGGCTTTTGCTAATCAGAAAATATATGCGTGCAAAAGGGCTGGATGAAAAAGCAAAGCTTGATGAGATTACAGATAATTCTCTGCTTACTAAAGAACAGATTGAAAAAGCACATAGATTGTTTACCCAGGCCAAACCCGATGAGCGTTTTGTACTGCCACAGACTTTTCGGGCCGAAGCTGGGGAACCCTATGAAAATCAAGGACTTACCGGTTTAGGGATAAAAGGGAAAAAAGGTTTGAGAAAATGAAAAAAGATATATTTGGATTATATGCGGAAATCTTAAAATATCCAAGTGATATAAATAAGTTGTCAAAATATCTCTTTGATCTCGGGATAGATGAATCTGACGGAGTAAAGGACTACAGTCTCCAAAGGCTGCAGGAAATCTATGTGGAAACGTTTGATTTTAATGAGAAAACGGCTCTTTTCCTCTCGCAGCATACGGCGGAAACTGCAGAAGAAAAAAGCAGGATTATATTGGCGATGTCCGAGCTTCTCAGTGAATATGAAATACGGAAAACACCCAACGCCCAGCCTGATTATCTGCCGGATATTTTGAAAGCTTTCCGGGCAATTCTTAAAACAAGTGAGAATAAAGATGCTGCAATGTATCTGGCTGACATTCTTTTTGAGACCGTTCGTAAAATTGCGGAAGAACTTAAGGATGCAGGCAGCATTTATGCCGGAATTATGAAACATTTACAAGGCGATTTGGCACCTTTTACGTTTAATCGGGAGGTTACTTATGTATAACACCTTTTTTTATATAATAATTCCATATTTGTGCTTGGCAGTTTTTATAACAGGTACAGTTTACGGTATCACCAGAGGCAGATTGGCTATTTCGGCGCCGGCGACCGGTTTTTTTGAAAAAAGGAAACTTTCCTGGGGTATTACCGCATGGCACTATGCGATAGTTATCATTTTAACCGGACATCTGTTAGGGTTTTTGTTTCCCAAAGCAGTAATGAATATATTATCCGGATACAAAATTATGTTTGCTGTTGAAGCTCTGGCTTTCGGCCTGGGATTAGCGGCATTCTTAGGCACTATCATACTGCTTTTCAGACGGATAACAGAGAAAACCGTTTCAAAAAACTCGAATTTTGCCGATTATTTTATCCTCATAATTTTGTTAATCCAGGTTATCCTGGGCTTAAGCACAGCAGCAAATTACCGCTGGGGGATAAACTGGTATGTATCACATATGTCCGGCTATTTGAAAAGCCTCATAACGTTTGCTCCAGATGTAAGCTATGCTGCCGGTATGCCCGGAGTAGTGACGGCTCATATTGTTACAGGTTTTCTTATTCTTGCTGTACTTCCCTTTACCCGGCTTATGCATCTTGTTTTTGTTCCCGTCGGTTATTTTTTCAGGAAACCGCAGCAGATTATTTTTCATAAATAATAAATACAAATATATAAGGAGTTATAATGGCTAACGATGAACTTATTAAAAAATACGGTTTAAAAGGGTCTCCTCTTTCCGGGCTTGTAATGGCAACTTTCGGATTTTTTATAGGGTTTGCAGCTGTTTCGCTGTACGGACCGGTGGCCAAAAATTTTGATGATGTTATGAACATGTCCGGGCTGCTTCTCGGTATGCTGGTGGCTGCCCCCAGTCTTACCGGCTCACTCCTGCGTATCCCTTTCGGCGCATGGGTGGACAAAGCCGGCGGGAAGAAACCTCTTTTTACACTTTTGACGTTGTCGGTCATAGGGATGGCAGGCCTTACAGTAATTCTTTTCTTTTTCTACCCTGACCGGCTTACCATAGAAATGTATCCGGTTGTTTTCTTTTTCGGTCTTTTGAGCGGCTGCGGTATAGCTACTTTTTCGGTGGGAATACCTCAGACCTCTTATTGGTATCCGCAGAAAAAACAGGGGCTTGCACTTGGAACTTACGCCGGGCTTGGAAATACTGCACCGGGAATTTTCGGTGTTGTTCTTCCTTTTATTCTGGCAGGTTTAGGGCTACCAGGGGCTTATGCGGTGTGGTTTTTATTCTTGTTAATAGGTACAATTATTTATGCGATGTTTGCCCATGACGCTTATTATTTTCAGCTCAGACATAACAATGTTGAGCATGATGAAGCACGTGAAGTTTCTGAAAAACTTGGTCAGGAGCTCTTTCCTTCGGGCAAGGTTATCGAATCGCTGAAAATTTCAGCAAAAATACCGGGGACGTGGGCTCTTGTGGCTCTCTATTTCACATCTTTCGGTGGATTTCTCGCATTAACGGCCTGGTTTCCCACCTATTGGGTGGAATTTCACAACATAGGTATCAGACCCGCAGGTCTGCTGATGGCTTTTGGATTTTCGCTTCTTGCCTCCGTAATCAGGGTTTACGGGGGGCACCTTGGTGATAAGTTCGGCGGAGAGAAAACAGCCATAGGAAGTTACTCACTCGTTTTAATCGGAGCACTGTTTCTAATCATCACTTCAAACTTTTGGTTAGCTCTCATTGGTGAAATAATAATCGGTGCAGGTATGGGTATTGCTAATGCTGCCGTTTTTAAACTTGTACCGAAGTACGTTCCCAAAGCGCCCGGCGGCGCGAGCGGATGGGTAGGCGGTCTTGGTGCCTTCGGCGGCTTTGCCGTACCGCCCATACTCGGGACATTTGTTGATTTGCAGGGAACAGAAGGGTATTCAAACGGATTTATCGTTTATGTCGCTCTTGCTTTAATGGCAATGACGATTTCAATCATACTTATGAAAACACTGGGGAGTCAAAAGGAGGCTTAAATGGAGAAAAGAGTGCTGGAAGAGTTTATAGAAGAAGCACCGGATATTATACTGACTGTGGACAGGCACGGTGTTATTATATACTGGAATAAGTCAGCAGAGGAAATTTTTGGATTTACAAAAAAAGAAGCTGAAGGAAGCAGCCTTGATATAATAATTCCCGAAAAACTACAGCAGCGGCACTGGGAAGGTTTTAACAAAGTGATGGAGACGGGTAAAAGCAAATATTCCAAGAGAGATATGCTCTCCGTGCCTGCTATGACAAAAACAGGTGAAAAGATTTTTATAGAATTCACCATTACCATGGTAAAAGATAACGATGGTAATATTGAATACTGTTTTTCAGTAATCCGGGAAAAGCCTAAAAAATAAAATACTTTTAGTTTTTATGAGGGTGGTGAGATAGTGAAGTGGAGAGTTTAAAAAATCCGTTACCTTAGAATGCCCATTCAACCCTCTCAATCTCTACCTCTACCTCTACCTCTACCTCTACCTTTACCTCTTCCTTTCACTTAACACTTAGTACTAAAAATTATTCGAAGTTCCCGGATTATGTGTCGAGAACAAGTTCCAGATCTGTGGGATCAACCAGCGGCTCGTCCAGATCCACCACGATCTCAGAGCGTGCTATTACCTGAGCTTTGCCGGTAATGCGGTTGCTTACTCCATGATATCCGCCGATTTTTGTGTCACCGTAATAGGTGCCTACAAACCTTGTATTTCTCAGGGATACGGTCTCTAAACTTTCTCCGGGCTTTATCAGGCCTTCATAGTGCATCAGGGCGAGTCTGGCAGATGTTCCGGTGCCTGTGGGGCTTCTGCAGATGACGCCGGGGTGGACATATGTAGCTGAGGGGGATTCGAATCTGCCTTCGGCAACTTTTGAAACAGGGCCCATAAAATGCAGGAACGGCAGAGGACCGACATTTCCAAGCTCCGGGTGCTCATGACGAAAATCTTTGCGGATTGCCTCTGTAATTTTAAATGCAGTTGCCGCCAACTCAGGTTCTTCTTTTAGCTCAAGATTAAATCCAAGCTCAGTGGCATCAATAAGACCGTAAAAACCACCGCTCCATGCCAAACTGTATGTAACGTCTCCGATTCCTTTAACATTGATCTTTTCTTTATATGCAGCGATATAACTTGGCAGCCCTTCACAGGTGATCGATTCAACACGGCCGTTATGACATTTTGCACCTATATGTGCAAGACCTGCAGGTGATTCCAGGATAAACTCCTGCTCACCTTCCTGCATTGGTACAATCCCGCTTTCCAGCAAGGCTGTGGCTGTACATATTGTATTGGATCCGGAATAAACGGGATATCCCATCACTTCCATAATAATATAGCCTGCAACGGCGTCAGGATGGGAAGGCTCAACAATAAGGTCAACAGACATTTCAGGTATTCCGTAAGGCTCATTTATAAGAAGCTTGCGCAAACCGTCAGCATGTTTTTGAAGATATTCCATCTTTTCTCTTACATTCCCGCCGGGTAACAAGCCTATGCCACTGGTTACAATCCTGCTTACATCACCACCGGAATGTGTATCAATAAGTTGAATACGACGCACTCTGTTCATATTATTCTCCTGAAACAGCATATTTTTTCCCGTGTTCTTCCCATTCGGAATCCGGGACTATTACAATTTTGCCGACAAAATTACTGCTGCGGTTTACAAAGTAATTTTCCGCTTTGTGTATTTCCGACAATCTGAAAGTTCCATGTAATACAGGTTTCAGCTCACCTTTTCTTATCCAGTCGATAAGCTGCTTTGCTTCTGCTCTTGTACCATGGGAAATGCCGAATATCTGAACCTGATAGAGATAAATCTTTGTCCAGAGTATCTTGGTAACATTTCCACCGCTGGCACCGGCAATAGAATATCTTGGATAAGTTTTCCGTGAGGACATATCCTGTATCATGGAGTCTATCAAAGGTATAGTCATATTACCGCCCACAAGGTCCATTACTGCATCAATTGGTTTACCGTCTGCAGCCTCATTCACTGCTTTTGGCCAATTGTCAACTTCTGAGCGGTCGATAACGTTTTCAGCTCCCAGTTCAATAAGAGTATTTGCTTTTCCCGGGCTGCTTACTGCATACGGAGTAGCACCTTTTAAACGGCACATCTGAATAAGCGCTGTTCCAACTCCGCCGCTTGCTCCTGTAATAAGTACATTTTCATTTTCGCTTACACCGGCAGCATTCAGCATATGAAGGCCGGTTTGATACGAACACATACCCATAGCAGCAAGCTCAGCATCTGATAATTCAGTGTTCTCTACGGTGTAAAACTGATCAGCGGGAACCACCATATATTCTGCAAAACCACCGTCTTTACCATGACCGAAGTAGTCCGGAGTCAGGTTAATATCGTCTCTGTCTGTGGAATAGATATTAAAATCCAGAAGCCCCCTTTCTCCCACCCTGTTTTCCGAAACACCTGATCCGCATTTTACCACCCGTCCGACTACATCTGCGCCCTGGATTCTCGGAAAACTCAATCCGGAATCTTTGCTCATGCTGAAGGAAGCGACATCGCTGTCATCCTCAGTCGGGTACAAACCTTCACGAACCTTCCGGTCGGTGTTGTTTTTTGCGGTGGCGGTAACTTTTATCAGTAGTTCATTTTTACCTGGCTGCGGTACGGAAACATCTTCTCTGTATTTAAGTTTTTCAATACCCCCGTGGTCTGTTAATTGAACCGCTGACATGTGTTCAGGTATCATATATTTCACCTCTCAATTTATCATGATTAACCCAGAACCCTGGGTTAAATAATATAAAAACTATCCACTCTCCGGCATCTTTTCAGCCGCCATTTCGGGGGCTTTGGGCAGATGATTTGAAAAATAAATAGTGGCTTGCGATGCAGTTTGTCAAGAGTAAACTTGCTTTGAGGTGTAACTTTTTTGCTTTGTTGACAATAAATTGCAAACGAGAAAATTTCCAACATGAATAGTTTAGTTTGGAAATATGCTTATTTTTTGGCCGGCTTTTTAAAAAATTCTGGAATTTTTGATATATATCAAAGTTTAATTTGCCTGAAAGCCGATATTAATAATCAACAATTTAATAAAGGAGGTAATTATGAAATCCACTGAGCAGTTAAAAAATGAGCACGAAGGTATTAAAATCATGCTGGAAGTGCTGGAAAGTATTGCTGAGTACATAGAAAAAGGTAAAGTGAACAAGCTGGAAGAAGATGAAATAAGGAATACTGTAACATTTTTCAGAGAATTTGCAGACAAGTGTCATCATACTAAGGAAGAAAGAGAATTGTTTCCCACTCTTGAAAAAGCAGGAATTCAGAAAGAGGGAGGACCTATAGGTGTAATGCTTGATGAGCATGAAATGGGAAGAAATCATATAAGAGCTATGCTCGAATCCCTCGATGACTTGGCTGAAAGTGAAATAGCTGCTGAAAAATTTGCCGACAATGCATACGCTTATGTGGAGCTTTTGAGACAACATATCGATAAAGAAAACGATATATTATTTAGAATGGCAGAGCTCTCTCTTGGCAGCGACATGGATAATAAACTTTTCCAAAGGTTTGAAGAAATAGAGGAAAAAGAAATGGGCGAAGGAACACACGAAAAATACCATAAGATGATAGATGAATACAGAAAGAAATTTTTAAGATAAACAGGCAGAAAATATGGATGTTCAGTTTAAAAGGGTATACGACCCTGTGTCTCAGAGCGACGGTGTAAGAATTTTGGTGGACGGCATCTGGCCAAGAGGAATTAAAAAAGAGGATTTGCTCCTGGATTATTGGCTTAAGTATGCCGCACCCAGCATCAGTTTGCGCAAATGGTTTTCTCATGATGAAGAAAAATGGGAAGAGTTTAAAAAACTGTATTTTGCAGAACTGAAAGGAAAAGCTGAGACTTTGGATAAATTGACAGCTATTGCAAAAAATAATAATAAATTAACTCTCCTGTATTCGGCAAGAAATCGCCGGTATAACCAGGCAGCAGCATTAAAAGAATTTTTAGAGAATGAGTTAGAGATTTCTGAAAAGTGAGGAATGGGGGAGATTGTGAGATAGTGAGATGGGGAAGTTGGAGGTTGAGGTTTACCCTGCTAAATATCAGCATCGCCACGTCCGCCGGGAGGGCTGGTTGCCTACGGCATTTAACAGGGTAAAGGTTAAGGAAGTTGATAAAGTTGTGTACTCGGTTGGTATCCCACTGCCTTAACCTCCTCAAGTAACTCAAATACGTTTAATTACCTCCGTGTTATTAGTCACGCCTTTTTAAATGTGTATATTTTGGTAGCTTGCCGATGAAAAAACTGGTATCACCCCAAAAATTATATAAAAGTTTTGTTTTACATATATTTAGCTAACATGACACTGATTTCAATGTAATTTGCACGCATTTCGCAGCCGAAACTCGAAACTACTGCCGCTAACCGTCTACACCCTCCTCTCATAATTGTTTTTATTTGCAAATATTTATCCATTTTACATTCCAACACAGGGTGTGACCGCTAACCGGCAGTACGTTTCTCAAACATCGGCTGCTTCATTTGTGCAAATTACATTGAAAAATATTTGCACTGTGAAAAATGGGGTGACGCTAGTGAAAAAAGTCTTGATTTTAAGTGTTTTTGTCATTATACATATTCATCTTGAGTAAAGGCACAGTTATGTCTGGAATAAAATTGTATGAGAGCTTCAGGTCTCGTCACCTGTTTCTAAATAAAAAATCACAAATTTTAAAGGGGACAAAATTATGAAGGTTGAAGTAAAAGATGTTGAAAATTCTCAGAAGGAACTGACTGTTGAAGTTCCTGCCGAGAAATACAATGAAAGATTTGAAGCGGAAGTCAAAAAGCTTGCTCCGACTGTAAAAATACCCGGATTCAGGAAAGGTAAAGCTCCTAAAAATATTATTATCAGGGAGCACAATCACAAGCTGAGGGTTAACGCTTTGGAGAATCTTATTAACGATTCAGTTTATGAGGCTATAACTTCAGAGGGAATAAATCCGTTAAATACTCCGGTTATTAAGGATGTGAATTTTGAAGAAAATGAACCTATTAAATTCAAGGTTTATGTTGATGTATTTCCAGAGGTAAATATAGAAAATTATAAAGGCTATTCGTTTGAGAAGGAGATTGCCGAGGTCAGAGAGAATGACGTGGAAAAAGTTCTTGAAGATCTCCGTGAGAAAAACAGTTCTTTTGAGCCTGTGGAAGATAAGGCTGTTGAAAAGGATGATATGGTTGTAATCGATTTTGTCGGCACAATTGACGGAGAGAAATTTGAAGGCGGCTCGGCGAATGATTACAGCATTGTTGTGGGTTCAAATACGTTTTTGGAAGATTTTGAAGAGGGGCTTGTCGGGATGAAACCCGGGGAAACAAAAAACATTGAAGTGACATTCCCTGAAAACTATGCGAAAGATCTTGCCGGTAAAGATGCAAATTTCGAGGTTACGTTAAAAGAAGTTAAGCAGAAAGATGTCCCTGAGCTTAATGACGATTTTGCAAAGGATATTGACGAAAACTGTGAAACACTGGATGATTTGAAAAAACTTGTCAGAGAGGATCTTGAGAAAGAGGCTGCACAAATGGCTAAGGACAGGTTGTATGACAAAATTATCGAAAAACTGATAGAGGAAAATCCTTTTGAAGTTCCTGAGACTATAGTGGATGAACAGGCCGGCAGGCTTGCTGACCAGACGCTGCAACAGTACATGTATATGTACGGTGTTAATCCGGAGCAGCTGGGATTGAATAAAGACAATATCAAAGACGAGTTTAAGGGAAGGGCAGCAACTCAGGTTAAAAGTGCAATAATTCTTAACAAACTCGCCGAAATGCACAGCATAGAAGTAAGTGAAGAAGAAATTGAAAATAAAATTGTAGAACTAGCTGAAGAAATGAAAAAAGATGTAGAGGAATACAAAAAAGAAATTGAACAACAAGGCGGTAAAGAAAGTCTAAAGAATAACATCATGACAGATAAAATATTCGATTTTCTCGGCGAACATAATGAAATTGCCGAGAAATACGTTGACCCGGATGAGCTTGCTGAAAAGCAGAATGCTGAAGAAGCAGCAGAGCAGGAAGAACCGGAAGAAAATAAAGAGAAAAGTGGGGAAGAATAATGAGTTTTTATGTACCATATGTGATAGAACAGACAGGCAGAGGGGAAAGAGCCTACGATATATATTCAAGGCTTCTTAAAGACAGGATTATTTTCATGGGAACTCCTATTGAGGATAATCTGGCTAATACAATAATTGCACAGCTTTTATTTTTGGAAGCTGACGATCCTGACAAGGATATCCACCTTTATATAAACAGCCCCGGTGGAGTTATTACAAGCGGCTTAGCTATTCTGGATACAATTAATTATATAAAACCCGATGTTTCCACAATCTGTCTCGGTCAGGCTGCGAGCATGGCGGCTGTTCTTTTGGCATGCGGAGCCAGCGGAAAAAGATATTCTGTACCCAATGCCAGAATAATGATTCATCAACCTCTTGGCGGATTTCAGGGGCAGGCGAAGGATATAGAAATTCATGCGAAGGAAATATTAAGGATGAAAGCCAGAATAAACGAAATACTGGCTGAAAAAACGGGAAAACCTCTGGAACAGATTGAGGCTGACAGCGACAGAGACTTTTTCATGAGCAGTGAAGAAGCTCTCCAATACGGCTTGATTGATGAGGTCATCTCAAAAAGGTCTTGATAAAATTAATCAATACCGTATCTTGAATAACTGATAAATTACTATTTAGTTGAAGAGGTGCCTAATGGCGAAAAAGAAAAATGAAGAGCTTTTCTGCTCTTTTTGCGGAAAACATCAGGAAGAGGTTAAGAAGCTTATAGCCGGTCCAACTGATGTGTATATCTGCGATGAATGTATATATTTATGTAATGATATTCTGGAAGAAGATCTTGAAGCAAAAGAAGCACAAGGTGATGTGAAGCTTTTAAGTCCGAAAGAGATAAAAGCCAAGCTGGATGATTATGTGATTGGTCAGGACAGTGCCAAGAAGATATTGAGTGTGGCCGTGTATAACCATTTTAAGCGTGTACTGTACGGTAATAAATCTGAAGTTGAATTGGAAAAATCCAATATCCTTCTGTTAGGTTCCACCGGGACAGGGAAGACATTGCTGGCAAGGACTCTTGCCAGGATACTGAATGTTCCTTTTGCTATAGCGGATGCAACAACACTTACAGAAGCCGGCTATGTCGGTGAGGATGTTGAAAATGTTGTTTTGAAACTTCTTCAATCCGCTGACTTTGATGTGGATAAAACGGAAAAAGGTATCATTTTTATAGACGAAATTGACAAAATCACACGTAAAACAGACAGCCCTTCAATTACCAGGGATGTCAGCGGTGAGGGAGTGCAGCAGGCACTGTTGAAAATAATTGAGGGTACTGTTGCCAATATACCGCCTCAGGGGGGCAGGAAACATCCAAATCAGGATTACGTTCAGGTGGATACTTCCAATATACTGTTTGTATGCGGCGGTGCTTTTGAACATCTTGACGGCATTATAAAAGAGCGTATAGGCAAGAAAGCAGTTGGTTTTAAATCAAACAGTAAGAATGTCAACGATTATGAGAGAGCAGATATACTGAAGCTTTTGCAGCCTGAGGATCTTATAAAATATGGACTGATACCGGAATTTGTCGGACGTGTACCGGTTGCAGCTGTTCTGGATGATCTGGATGAAGATGCACTTGTTTCTATACTTACGGAACCGAAGAATTCACTGGTAAAACAGTATGAGGAAATTTTCAAATTTGATAATGTGAAATTGTCTTTTACCGATGGCGCTCTCAGGGGAATTGCCAGACAGGCTATTAACAGAAAAACAGGAGCCAGAGGTTTAAGGGGCATTTTAGAGGAAACAATGATGGATATTATGTATAAAATACCATCCCACAAAGATATCAAAGAATGTATCATTAATGAGGATACGGTCAGTTCAGGGGCTGACCCGGTGATAATAAATGAGGATGAAAAAGAATCAGCATAAATTATCAGGCGCCTGAAGGCGCCTTTTTTATTCGTTTAATTCAGATAATAAATAAAGGAGTTATAGATAATGGCAGATAAAACTGAGCAGTTTTCTCTGATACCGCTTAGAGATATAGTTATATTTCCCACAATGGTTACACCCGTTTTTGTGGGAAGAAAAAAATCTATAAACGCACTTGATGTTGCAGGGGACACAGATAAAAAAATATTTCTGGTTTTACAAAAGGATTCAGGTGTCAATGATCCCGGTATTGAGTATTTATACAATGTTGGTGTAGTAGCTGATGTTCTTCAGGTACTCAAACTTCCTGACGGGAGTATTAAAGTTCTTGTTGAAGGGGCATATCGGGCTGAGATTAAAGATCTGTTTGTGGAAGAAGAGTGTACTTATGTGAATGTAAAACCTTTTGAAGATAAAAATGAAGATGAAACATTTTATAAATACCTTAGAGAATCACTCATGCAGCACTTTAAGGAATTCGCACAAACAGAGAATAAAATTCCCAAAGAAATTTATGATTCAATCATCAAAATGGACGACTTGAATAACCTTTCCTATATGATTGCCTCCAACTTAAGTATACGTGTTAGTGAACAGCAGGAAATACTTGAAATAGCGAGTTTAAGTGAAAGAATTGAAAAAATTATTGAATTTATTGAAATGGAAACTGAAATCAAGAAAATTGACAAAAAGATAAAGCAGCGAGTCAAATCTCAGATAACCAAGACCCAGCGGGAGTATTATTTGAATGAGCAAATAAAAGCTATTAATAAAGAGCTGGGAAGAGATGAGGATATAAAGGCTGATATTGAAGAGCTACAGACAGCAATTAATGAGAAAAAAATGCCGAAAATTGTCAGGGAAAAAGCAGAGAAAGAGCTTAAAAAACTGAGAATTATGCCGCCGATGAGTGCAGAAACAACGGTAGTCCGAAATTACCTTGACTGGATAGTCAGTTTACCCTGGGGCGAATATACCGAGGATATTCTTGATTTAGAAAAGGCTGCAAACATATTAAACAGGGATCATTACGGTTTGGAAAAGCCCAAGGAAAGAATTTTGGAGTTTCTTGCGGTTAAAAAGTTTTCCGAAAGAATAAAAGGCCCTATACTCTGTTTCGTTGGTCCGCCAGGAGTGGGCAAAACCTCGCTGGCTAAATCCATTGCTGAGTCGATGAATAGAAATTTTGTCCGGCTAAGCCTCGGCGGAGTAAGGGACGAGGCTGAAATCAGGGGGCACAGAAGAACATATATAGGCTCGATGCCCGGCAAAATTATTCAGTCTGTCAGAAGGGCTGAGAGTATGAATCCGGTGTTTCTGCTTGATGAAATAGATAAACTTGGTATGGATTTTAGAGGCGATCCTTCATCAGCACTGCTGGAGGCTTTGGATCCGGAGCAGAATAACAGCTTTTCTGACCATTATCTGGAAGTGGACTTTGATCTTTCGAAAGTATTTTTTATTACAACTGCCAATACAGTGGAATCCATTCCCCATGCTCTTCTGGACAGAATGGAAGTTATACGTATCCCGGGTTATACGGAACGGGAGAAGCTTAATATTGCCGAAAAGTATCTTTTTCCAAAGCAACTTTCAGAGCATAATATTCCGGCTGAGAAAGTTGACATTGCAGAAAATGCTATTTTGGATGTAATCAGATATTATACCAAAGAAGCTGGTGTGAGAAATCTTGAGAGAGAACTGGCATCGGTTATCAGAAAGGCAGCAAAAAAGCTTATAACAGAAAACAATGTTACTTCAGTCAAGGTTACAAGAAAAAATCTTGAAAATCTTCTCGGTGTGAAGCGATTTCGGCTTGAGCACGTTGAGGAATCCGAAGATGTGGGAGTTGCCACTGGTCTTGCCTGGACACCGTACGGTGGAGACATTCTCCAAACGGAAGTTGCTGCCTATGAGGGCAACGGTCAGCTGCAGATTACGGGTCATATCGGGG comes from Flexistipes sp. and encodes:
- the narH gene encoding nitrate reductase subunit beta, yielding MDVRAQFAMVMNLEKCIGCHTCSVTCKNMWANRKGTEYMWWNNVETKPGTGFPGSWEDQEKYKGGWEKRADGLKLKLGGKTKLFTRIFYNPDQPSMKNYYEPWTYNYSHLINAPDSKTQPTARAVSQITGEYMEIENGPNWDDDLSGSSKYASNDPNLDDREKKLLKELESVFMFYLPRICNHCVNPACVAACPSGAIYKRGEDGIVLVDQEKCKSWRYCVSACPYKKVYFNWNTVKSEKCIFCYPRTENGESTICSKSCVGKIRNLGVILYDADAFAKAMDSEDNDLIEAFKQAILDPNDENNIKAAESSGINAEWLKAASNSPVYTYIKELEIALPLHPEFRTFPSVFYVPPLSPVMAAAEAHEEIPSDADLRIPVKYLSKLFSAGSESVIEGVLKRLLLIRKYMRAKGLDEKAKLDEITDNSLLTKEQIEKAHRLFTQAKPDERFVLPQTFRAEAGEPYENQGLTGLGIKGKKGLRK
- a CDS encoding molecular chaperone TorD family protein — protein: MKKDIFGLYAEILKYPSDINKLSKYLFDLGIDESDGVKDYSLQRLQEIYVETFDFNEKTALFLSQHTAETAEEKSRIILAMSELLSEYEIRKTPNAQPDYLPDILKAFRAILKTSENKDAAMYLADILFETVRKIAEELKDAGSIYAGIMKHLQGDLAPFTFNREVTYV
- the narI gene encoding respiratory nitrate reductase subunit gamma, which encodes MYNTFFYIIIPYLCLAVFITGTVYGITRGRLAISAPATGFFEKRKLSWGITAWHYAIVIILTGHLLGFLFPKAVMNILSGYKIMFAVEALAFGLGLAAFLGTIILLFRRITEKTVSKNSNFADYFILIILLIQVILGLSTAANYRWGINWYVSHMSGYLKSLITFAPDVSYAAGMPGVVTAHIVTGFLILAVLPFTRLMHLVFVPVGYFFRKPQQIIFHK
- a CDS encoding MFS transporter: MANDELIKKYGLKGSPLSGLVMATFGFFIGFAAVSLYGPVAKNFDDVMNMSGLLLGMLVAAPSLTGSLLRIPFGAWVDKAGGKKPLFTLLTLSVIGMAGLTVILFFFYPDRLTIEMYPVVFFFGLLSGCGIATFSVGIPQTSYWYPQKKQGLALGTYAGLGNTAPGIFGVVLPFILAGLGLPGAYAVWFLFLLIGTIIYAMFAHDAYYFQLRHNNVEHDEAREVSEKLGQELFPSGKVIESLKISAKIPGTWALVALYFTSFGGFLALTAWFPTYWVEFHNIGIRPAGLLMAFGFSLLASVIRVYGGHLGDKFGGEKTAIGSYSLVLIGALFLIITSNFWLALIGEIIIGAGMGIANAAVFKLVPKYVPKAPGGASGWVGGLGAFGGFAVPPILGTFVDLQGTEGYSNGFIVYVALALMAMTISIILMKTLGSQKEA
- a CDS encoding PAS domain-containing protein, which translates into the protein MEKRVLEEFIEEAPDIILTVDRHGVIIYWNKSAEEIFGFTKKEAEGSSLDIIIPEKLQQRHWEGFNKVMETGKSKYSKRDMLSVPAMTKTGEKIFIEFTITMVKDNDGNIEYCFSVIREKPKK
- a CDS encoding proline racemase family protein; protein product: MNRVRRIQLIDTHSGGDVSRIVTSGIGLLPGGNVREKMEYLQKHADGLRKLLINEPYGIPEMSVDLIVEPSHPDAVAGYIIMEVMGYPVYSGSNTICTATALLESGIVPMQEGEQEFILESPAGLAHIGAKCHNGRVESITCEGLPSYIAAYKEKINVKGIGDVTYSLAWSGGFYGLIDATELGFNLELKEEPELAATAFKITEAIRKDFRHEHPELGNVGPLPFLHFMGPVSKVAEGRFESPSATYVHPGVICRSPTGTGTSARLALMHYEGLIKPGESLETVSLRNTRFVGTYYGDTKIGGYHGVSNRITGKAQVIARSEIVVDLDEPLVDPTDLELVLDT